From Corvus cornix cornix isolate S_Up_H32 chromosome 6, ASM73873v5, whole genome shotgun sequence, one genomic window encodes:
- the MARVELD1 gene encoding MARVEL domain-containing protein 1 — MARTAPPTVPPPPGPPARGSLSLHRAYLRSPLGPATLGQLALGAAFWVTVAAHKYEGAAHFALFAAVLVWLLTLALFGLSLLGRWELVPWLGSRWLLTNLVHDLALGVGLYAAATGIMGHKAKQRSFCNLPGYSQHCLYSAYLSASICGGITACLYLFSGLYCLSRRCQDQRDII, encoded by the coding sequence ATGGCCCGCACGGCTCCTCCGACAGTgccgccgcccccggggccgccggcccgcggctccctcagcctccaTCGCGCCTACCTGCGGAGCCCGCTGGGGCCTGCTACGCTGGGGCAGCTGGCGCTGGGCGCTGCCTTCTGGGTGACGGTAGCGGCTCATAAGTACGAGGGGGCGGCTCACTTCGCTCTGTTTGCCGCCGTCCTGGTCTGGCTCCTCACCCTGGCCCTCTTCGGGCTGAGCCTGCTGGGGCGCTGGGAGCTGGTGCCCTGGCTGGGCTCCCGCTGGCTCCTCACCAACCTGGTGCACGACCTGGCACTGGGCGTGGGGCTCTACGCAGCTGCCACTGGCATCATGGGTCACAAGGCCAAGCAGAGAAGCTTTTGCAACCTGCCGGGCTACAGCCAGCATTGCCTCTACAGTGCCTACCTGAGCGCCTCCATCTGCGGGGGCATCACTGCCTGCCTGTACCTCTTCTCTGGGCTCTATTGCCTGTCACGGCGTTGCCAGGACCAGCGAGACATCATCTGA
- the ZFYVE27 gene encoding protrudin isoform X1, producing MQAVERDGAAGGPEGATGAGEAPPEPSPPKAAAAFDLLELVRSYRRLELYLEPLRDAAEGVRSLLRWQRPVCSLLVCLGLNFLLLTLGQAAWYSVLALLVAVPALLGYLQETCRARPSEPELVRRRYHSIRREDLRKVQLSRQEAVAQVKSFLIQLEGFLSGMCCSCEAVYRVLYWENPTVSSQFYGALLGTICVLYLLPLCWVLAILNSTLFLGNTQFYQVIMELKASIEQCVGSKPLESTPEPAEPLPPAAAPDRTPTPTSTEDLTPGSVEEAEEAEPDEEFKDAIEENQLLVMEDDESSQCSADFDLSLPDNGFMSKNEVIRSKVSRLTERLRKRYPSNNFGNCTGCAATFSVLKKRRNCSNCGNSFCSRCCSFKVPKAVMGATAPEAQKETVFVCAVCNQLLIK from the exons ATGCAGGCGGTGGAGCGGGACGGGGCGGCAGGCGGCCCCGAAGGGGCCACGGGAGCCGGTGAGGCCCCGCCGGAGCCGTCGCCGCCCAAGGCCGCCGCTGCTTTCGACTTGCTGGAGCTGGTGCGGAGCTACCGGCGGCTGGAGCTCTACCTGGAGCCGCTGCGGGACGCCGCCGAGGGTGTCCGCTCCCTCCTCCG GTGGCAGCGGCCTGTGTGCTCTCTCCTGGTCTGCCTCGGCCTCAACTTCCTCCTGCTCACTCTCGGCCAAG ctgcctggtACTCGGTGCTCGCCCTGCTGGTGGCGGTGCCGGCCCTGCTGGGTTACCTGCAAGAGACGTGCCGGGCCCGGCCCTCGGAGCCGGAGCTGGTGCGCAGGAGGTACCACAGCATCCGCAGGGAGGATCTGCGCAAGGTGCAGCTCTCGCGGCAGGAGGCCGTCGCCCAGGTCAAGAGCTT CCTGATCCAGTTGGAGGGGTTTCTGAGcgggatgtgctgcagctgtgaggcAGTGTACCGTGTGCTGTACTGGGAGAACCCCACTGTCTCTTCCCA GTTTTATGGGGCGCTGCTGGGCACTATCTGTGTCCTCTacctgctgcccctctgctggGTCCTGGCCATCCTCAACAGCACCCTCTTCCTGGGCAACACCCAGTTCTACCAAG TGATAATGGAGCTCAAGGCCTCCATCGAGCAGTGTGTGGGCTCCAAACCCCTCGAGAGCACTCCAGAGCCTGCTGAACCcctgccaccagctgctgccccagatCGGACCCCCACCCCCACCAGCACAGAG GACCTTACCCCTGGCAGTgtggaggaagcagaggaggcagAACCTGATGAAGAGTTCAAAGATGCTATTGAG GAGAACCAGCTGCTGGTCATG gagGATGATGAGAGCTCTCAGTGCTCAGCAGATTTTGACCTCAGCCTCCCAGACAATGGTTTTATGAGCAAAAACGAGGTGATCCGCAGCAAGGTGTCGCGCCTGACTGAGCGCCTGCGCAAGCGCTACCCCAGCAACAACTTTG GAAACTGCACGGGCTGTGCCGCCACCTTCTCTGTGCTCAAGAAGAGG CGGAACTGCAGTAACTGTGGGAACAGCTTCTGCTCCAGGTGTTGTTCTTTCAAAGTCCCCAAGGCCGTGATGGGAGCCACAG cccCGGAGGCTCAGAAGGAGACAGTGTTCGTGTGCGCTGTCTGCAACCAGCTGCTCATCAAGTGA
- the ZFYVE27 gene encoding protrudin isoform X2 gives MQAVERDGAAGGPEGATGAGEAPPEPSPPKAAAAFDLLELVRSYRRLELYLEPLRDAAEGVRSLLRWQRPVCSLLVCLGLNFLLLTLGQAAWYSVLALLVAVPALLGYLQETCRARPSEPELVRRRYHSIRREDLRKVQLSRQEAVAQVKSFLIQLEGFLSGMCCSCEAVYRVLYWENPTVSSQFYGALLGTICVLYLLPLCWVLAILNSTLFLGNTQFYQVIMELKASIEQCVGSKPLESTPEPAEPLPPAAAPDRTPTPTSTEDLTPGSVEEAEEAEPDEEFKDAIEEDDESSQCSADFDLSLPDNGFMSKNEVIRSKVSRLTERLRKRYPSNNFGNCTGCAATFSVLKKRRNCSNCGNSFCSRCCSFKVPKAVMGATAPEAQKETVFVCAVCNQLLIK, from the exons ATGCAGGCGGTGGAGCGGGACGGGGCGGCAGGCGGCCCCGAAGGGGCCACGGGAGCCGGTGAGGCCCCGCCGGAGCCGTCGCCGCCCAAGGCCGCCGCTGCTTTCGACTTGCTGGAGCTGGTGCGGAGCTACCGGCGGCTGGAGCTCTACCTGGAGCCGCTGCGGGACGCCGCCGAGGGTGTCCGCTCCCTCCTCCG GTGGCAGCGGCCTGTGTGCTCTCTCCTGGTCTGCCTCGGCCTCAACTTCCTCCTGCTCACTCTCGGCCAAG ctgcctggtACTCGGTGCTCGCCCTGCTGGTGGCGGTGCCGGCCCTGCTGGGTTACCTGCAAGAGACGTGCCGGGCCCGGCCCTCGGAGCCGGAGCTGGTGCGCAGGAGGTACCACAGCATCCGCAGGGAGGATCTGCGCAAGGTGCAGCTCTCGCGGCAGGAGGCCGTCGCCCAGGTCAAGAGCTT CCTGATCCAGTTGGAGGGGTTTCTGAGcgggatgtgctgcagctgtgaggcAGTGTACCGTGTGCTGTACTGGGAGAACCCCACTGTCTCTTCCCA GTTTTATGGGGCGCTGCTGGGCACTATCTGTGTCCTCTacctgctgcccctctgctggGTCCTGGCCATCCTCAACAGCACCCTCTTCCTGGGCAACACCCAGTTCTACCAAG TGATAATGGAGCTCAAGGCCTCCATCGAGCAGTGTGTGGGCTCCAAACCCCTCGAGAGCACTCCAGAGCCTGCTGAACCcctgccaccagctgctgccccagatCGGACCCCCACCCCCACCAGCACAGAG GACCTTACCCCTGGCAGTgtggaggaagcagaggaggcagAACCTGATGAAGAGTTCAAAGATGCTATTGAG gagGATGATGAGAGCTCTCAGTGCTCAGCAGATTTTGACCTCAGCCTCCCAGACAATGGTTTTATGAGCAAAAACGAGGTGATCCGCAGCAAGGTGTCGCGCCTGACTGAGCGCCTGCGCAAGCGCTACCCCAGCAACAACTTTG GAAACTGCACGGGCTGTGCCGCCACCTTCTCTGTGCTCAAGAAGAGG CGGAACTGCAGTAACTGTGGGAACAGCTTCTGCTCCAGGTGTTGTTCTTTCAAAGTCCCCAAGGCCGTGATGGGAGCCACAG cccCGGAGGCTCAGAAGGAGACAGTGTTCGTGTGCGCTGTCTGCAACCAGCTGCTCATCAAGTGA